The genome window TCGCTGCTGCCACCGGTACGGATTGATCACACCCCGCAATCATTTGCGGAGATGGCTGCTGCCGTGTTCCGCCCCCGACCACCTGAGACAGTGAATACGTCCCATGTTCACTCTGTGGCCGTGTCTGTCCCGGAGCAAGCCGGGCGCATCCTTTCCATGCTGCATTCCGTCGGTGCGTATTCGTGGTGCTCATTTGAGCAATTGACCTCCGACTGCACGGTATCGATGCAAGTCGTCGGCAGGTTCTTAGCATTGTTAGAGTTATTTAAAGCTCATGCCACTGACATCGACCAAGATGAGCCTTTGGGAGAAATGTTAGTGGCGTGGACGGGTCTTGAGGTTGATCCAGCTGTCGTTGCGGCCGCGAACTGGGAGTAGGTCCTGGTCGCGAGACTAGGGGTCAGTACCTCACATACGAGGATTGGCAGACACGAGGATCGGCGAAGTGACAGATAACACCACGAACCCGAATAATTTACCGAAGATCTCTGCGCTTCGTGCGGCAGTGGAGTCGGTGATGTTGGTGTTGGACGATCCTGCCCCTATTTCTGACATTTCCCGCGCGGTGGGTGCGTCGGAGGAAGACACGCGCGCGGTCATTGACGAGTGGCGAGACGAACTCGATCAACGGGGCAGCGGCATTGAACTGCGTCACGTCGGCGATGGGTGGAGGCTCTACACCAGGGCTGAGCACGCGCCGGCCGTCGAGGCATTTTTGCTGGACGGAGCACAAACAAAGTTGTCGCGAGCGGCACTGGAAACTCTCGCGGTGGTGGCCTATCGTCAGCCGGTAACCCGTTCCCAAGTCGCAGCTGTCCGTGGCGTGAATTGTGACGGGGTCATGCGAACCTTAGCGCTGCGGGGCTTGGTGAAGGAAGTGGGGGAGGCGCAGACCTCGGGAGCTCATTTATATGCCACAACTGAGTTGTTTTTAGAGACGATGGGCTTGTCGGATGTCTCTGAACTGCCAGACTTGGCACCTCTGTTGCCCGATGTGGAAGCGATTGATGAGGCCATCGCAGATTACTGAACACTGTTCAGTAGGGTGGCAAGTATGGAGGATCTTGCACGTTTCGACCAAGAACATATTTGGCATCCATACGACCCGATGCCAGCAGCAGTACCTTCCATCCCCGTGACGTCCGCGGAAGGAGTTACGCTGCATCTTGACGATGATCGAAACATCATTGACGGGATGAGTTCCTGGTGGGCTGTAGCACACGGACATCGCCATCCACACTTGGTTGAGGCCGCGCACAGACAAATTAATCAGATGCCACATGTGATGTTTGGAGGACTGACTCACAAACCGGCAGTGGATTTAGCCGAGTGGCTGGTAGATATCACGCCAGAGGGTCTTGACCTGGTTTTTTATTCTGATTCAGGGTCGGTCTCTGTTGAGGTCGCCATCAAGATGGCCCTCCAATATCAGATGGGGAATGGCCATCCAGAGCGCAACCGGCTCGTGACGTGGCGACGCGGGTATCACGGCGATACTCAGGGGCCCATGAGTGTGTGCGACCCCGAGGGCGGCATGCACTCTCTGTGGCGGGGCACCTTGGTGGAACAAGTTTTCGCCCCCGAACCCCCAGCTGATCCGCGCTGCGACGTGGGCCATCTTGCCGATGACGATGGTTCCGGTGGTGCGCGCCTCAGCGACGATGAGCTCGAGTCTTATCTACGTGAATTCGAGACATATATCGACGACACCATTGCGGGCGTGATTATTGAGCCGGTCGTGCAGGGGGCCGGTGGCATGCGATTCCACGACCCACGATTGGTTGCTGGCCTTCGCCGCGTGTGCGATGACCACGACATCCTCCTCATTGCCGACGAGATCGCCACAGGTTTCGGACGTACGGGGAGTCTCTTTACCTGCGAGGCGGCCACGATCACCCCGGACATTATGTGCGTCGGCAAAGCCCTGACCGGGGGAATGATGAGTTTTGCCGCCACGCTGACCACCCGGCACGTAGGCGATGTGATTTCGACGCCCCAGGGCGGCGGAGCCTTAATGCACGGGCCGACTTTCATGGGCAACCCACTGGCATGCTCGGTGGCTCGCGCCGCGGGCGACCTCATTGATGACGGCTACTGGCGATCGACAGTTCCGCGCATTGAACAGGAATTACGCCACGGTTTGGCCCCACTTGCCGATGCTGAACAGGTGTCCTCGGTGCGGGTCCTGGGCGCTATCGGCGTCGTCGAACTAGCTCACCCTGTCGATATGAAGGTCGCGACGAAGGTAGCCGTGGAGTCGGGGGTGTGGCTTCGACCTTTCGGAAAGCTGGTTTATAGCATGCCGCCGTTTATATCGACCAGCAGTGACATCGAAAAAATCTGCGCGGCGATGCGGAACATTGTCGCTGCGTCGGCCTGAGTGACCGGAGTCATCACAGAGGTGTTCGGTCGGGATTATTTACTGACCTAATGAGAGGAGATTAACAATGAGCATTGTCATCATGACGGGAACAGGGACAGATGTCGGCAAGACTGTCGCTACTGGAGCGGTTGCCTGCGTCCTTCAGAAGGAGGGATATGAGCCCTTCATCGTGAAGCCGGCGCAAACTGGTGAACCCGAAGGCGAAGGCGACGCTCCCCGTGTTACCGCCTTGACCGGCATTGATAATGCGGAGACGCTATACCGGTTCCCCGAACCACTTGCCCCAGCGACGTCGGCGCGCCGGGCGAATATGCCATACCCCGAGCTCACAACCGTTGCCGAAGAGATTAAGTCTTTCGATAAGCCAGGTCGCGTTGTTCTCGTCGAGGGTGCTGGCGGGCTCCTTGTGCGTATCGGTCAGGACTGGACCATTGCCGATCTAGCCCGAGAGCTGGGTGCCCCGATTATTGTTGTGTGCTCAACAGGTCTCGGAAGTTTGAACGAGGCTGAATTGACGGTGGAAGCTGCCACACGCCGGGGCCTGACGGTGCTTGGTTTAATAGGTGGGTCCATTCCGGACTCCCCAGATTTGGCGACGCGGTGCAATAAGGAAGACTTGCCGGTGGTTACCGGGACCGATGTCTTGGGGTACATACCCGAGGGAGCTGGCGGCTGGTCACAGCAGCGGTTCGTGCAGGAGGCACCTGGGTTTTTCGTACCAGATGTTGTCGGTCGGGTCACTCGTGAGAGCGATTAATTGCTAGAGGCTGAATGGTGACGTGACCGCGTTTGTTGGCCAGTGAGTCTGCGCCTGGCAGATGTGTTGCCACGCGATTGCGTCGCCACGCTCGTCAAGATAATGACACGAGTGAAGAACGTGATAGACTCACCGGTCACCATATGTTTTGCGTGGACGGCCGCTTATTTTTCATGCTATGAACCGGCGCCACGTTATCCCCTGTTTTTCAAAAGTGTAAATAACGCATAAATACGGAAAGGTCCACATCGTGGCTTCTACCGCTCGCCGTGACGGCACACCGGAATACGTACCCAAGGCCAAGCCCGCCCGCCATCAACACGTCAAGGGCACATCGCCCGCCCATCATTCAGGTGAGGGCATTCGCCTGCAAAAGGTCTTGGCCGCTGCTGGCGTCGCCTCGCGCAGGATGTCAGAAAAACTCATCGACGAGGGGCGAGTCGAGGTCAACGGGGACATCGTGACCCGTCAGGGCGTCCGCGTGGATCCCGATTATGACGTGATTCGCGTTGATGGCAGCAGAGTCGTCGTCGACGAATCGATGCAGTACTTCGCGTTGAACAAACCACGCGGCGTTCAGTCCACCATGCATGATGATATGGGTCGGCCCTGCGTCGGCGATATTGTTGGCGAGAAAGTCGACGCTGGTCAGAGGCTTTTCCACGTCGGCCGTTTGGATGCTGCGACACAGGGGCTTCTGCTTTTGACTAATGATGGCGAGCTAGCGAACCGGTTGATCCATCCCAAATACGGAATCAAGAAAACCTACCTCGCGACCGTTCTCGGTGAAGTCGACAAGAAAGATCTCCGACGCCTGACGCAGGGGATTGAGTTGGACGATGGCACCGCCCGCGCCGACGACGCTGACATCATCGACGTCTGGCAAGGCCGTTCGCTCGTGAAAGTAGTGCTCCACGAGGGGCGCAAGCACATCGTGCGACGGATGCTCAAAGCAGCTGGTTTCCCGGTGCAGGAGCTGGTTCGAACGAAGATCCACACGGTGCAGTTGGGTGAGCAGACTCCGGGAACACTGCGTGCCTTGAACCGTTCGGAACTGACCAGCTTGTTTAATGCTGTTGATATGTAACAACCCGTACTATGTAGAACTCTCGCGTCTAGTTTCGTGTGACCCGATGTAACCGGGATTATGCAATGGCAGAACGGAATAATTAGGAGTTTAGTGATGTCAATTACTCGTACATCGGATGACTCAACACTCGCCAACACACCAGGGGGAGGTGTGATCGTCGCGGTCGATGGACCATCCGGCACGGGCAAATCCACGGTCTGCCGGACCGTCGCCTCGCGATTGAACGCATCCTACTTAGACACCGGAGCTATGTACCGCGTGGCCACCCTCCACGTGCTCAATGCCGGAATCGACCCCGAGGATTCCGACGCTGTCATCGAGGCAACCTCTGACTTACCTATCGCGATTAACGACGACCCGCATTCGACCGAAGTCATTCTCGACGGAACCAACGTGGCCGATGACATCCGGACGGCACGAGTGACACGGGCGGTCTCGTCGGTAGCAGCGATCCCTGAAGTCCGCCAGAACCTTGTGGCCCTGCAGCGCTCCTTGGCCCACAAGGCTGGACGATGTGTTGTCGAAGGACGCGATATCGGCACCGTCGTCCTAGCGGACGCACCCTGCAAAGTCTTCATGACGGCTGAGCCGAGCATCCGCGCCCAACGACGGTACGACCAGGATCGCGAAGCTGGCCGAGACATCACCTTCGACGAGGTATTACGGGACGTTCAAGAACGCGACCGTAAGGATTCATCGCGGACAGACTCGCCGCTCATGCCAGCCGACGACGCCATCGTCGTCGACACGAGCCACCAGGGCATTGACGAGGTCGTCGAGACCATCATCTCCCTGGTCCGCCAATCGAGCAGCGATAACGACCGAGCCGACGACGACCGGCCTGATGAGGACAGTTCACTCGAGGATCTCGTCTTCACCACGACAGAAGGCCAGGCCATTGGCGACGAGGACAGTGTCGACACCGTCGACATCGCTGACGCCACTGACGCGGATGAACACACTGACCGCGCCGACGACGGCGACCACACTGACGAACCCAGCGGCGACGCAACCGACGGTGACATCACCGACGACGAGGTCAACAACCTCCTCGTTACCTCCGACAGTGACACCGATTGGCACTCTGTCGAGGAAGCATTCGGCGTCTTCGACGACGCCGGATACACCTCCGAAGCACTATGCACCGTCGCCATCCTCGGCCGACCGAACGTAGGTAAATCCACACTCGTCAACCGTTTCATCGGACGCCGTGAAGCCGTCGTCGAAGACTTCCCAGGAGTCACACGCGACCGCATCTCATACCTCGGCGAATGGAACGGCCGACGCTTCTGGGTACAAGACACCGGCGGATGGGACCCCGACGCTAAAGGCATGCACGCGGCCATCGCCCGCCAAGCCGAAGGCGCGATGAAAACAGCCGACGTCATCGTCTTCGTCGTCGACAGCCAAGTCGGAATCACCGCATCCGACGAAATGCTCGCCCGCAAACTACACCGCGCCGAGCAACCCGTCGTTCTCGTCGCCAATAAATTCGACTCGCCCACGCAATACGGCGACCTCGCGGAATTCTGGGCCCTCGGCCTCGACAACCCCTACCCGGTGTCGGCCAAACACGGCCACGGCGCCGCCGATGTTCTCGACGAAGTCATCCGACTCTTCCCCGACAAACCACGGCAAGAATCCATCACATCGGGGCCGCGCCGGGTCGCCCTCGTCGGCAAACCTAACGTCGGTAAGTCGAGCTTGCTCAACAAGATGACGGGGGAGGATCGAGCCGTCGTCGATGATGTTGCGGGAACGACCGTCGACCCCGTTGACTCGCTCGTCGAGCTTGACCAAAAGACCTGGACCTTCGTCGATACTGCTGGTATCCGGAAGAAAACGAAGAAGGCAACGGGCCACGAGTATTACGCGGGCCTGCGAACGCGGGGTGCCATCGATGCGGCGGAGGTCGTTGTCTTTATTGTCGACGCTTCTGAACCAGTGACCGAGCAGGATCAGCGTGTTCTGCGCATGATCTTGGATTCCGGGCGAGCGCTGGTGGTTGCTTACAACAAGTGGGACATGGTTGATGAGGATCGTCGGGATATGCTCGACCGCGAGATTGAGCTGCAGCTCTCGCACATCCCGTGGGCTCGGCGTGTGAACATCTCGGCGAAAACCGGGCGGGCGATTCACAAGCTCGAGCCCGCGATGATCGAGGCCCTAGAGAGCTGGGATGGCCGTGTTCCCACAGGTCAGCTCAATACGTGGCTGCGGGCGGTCATTGCTGAGACGCCTCCTCCGATGCGGGGCGGTCGTCTGCCGAGAGTCTTGTTTGCGACGCAGGCATCCACACGGCCACCGGTGATCGTGCTGTTTACTACCGGTTTTCTGGAACATGGGTACCGACGTTTCCTCGAACGGAAGTTCCGCGAGACTTTCGGCTTTACCGGTTCGCCCGTGCGGATTGCTGTGCGTGTGCGGGAAAAGCGGGGGAGGAAGTAGTTTTCTTCCTACCCCTCGTGCTGGCGGCGCATAATGAATGCGTCCGTCCTGTAGGGCAACTCGATGGGCTGATGCTCAGGTAGCTCGAGATGCTGGTAGAGATACCAACGGAGATTATTATCGACGTGCTCGCGAGTTTTTTCCGTGGCCCGTAACCAATAAGATCGGGTATGGGCCAAGTGGATCATGTTGTGCGCCGTAATGGCTTGGTTGAATGTGCCACGCCATTCGTCAGCAATAGTCCACGGCGGCGCGACCTGGGGGATAAAGCCGGGGCGCAAAATATCCCCAGAATGCATAATCCGCGCTAACCGATGCACCCACGGGACGCTGACATCGAGCGTGTTCCACACAAGCAGGCACATACCATCCGGAATCAGAACCCTGTCCAGCTCTCGGCATGCCTGGTCTGTATCGAGCCAATGCCACGTTTGTGCACACGTTGCCGCAGTAAGGCACGAATCGGCGAGCCCGTTTGACTCCGCACGAGATCGAATGACCGGAACATGGGGGAGACGTGCCACACACGAAGAGGTCATTTCAGCCGAAGGGTCCGATGCGAGGACGCTACCCGGAAACCGCTTGTCAAGATCTACCGTCAAAGAGCCCGGGCCTGCGCCTATATCGAGTATCCGCAGCGGGGTATCAAAATCGCGGTGATTAGTCTGGCCCATGTGGCGCGCGAGGAGATCAACAACCTCAGCGGGGTAGCCAGGGCGCACAGACCCATAGTTCGACACCCCGCGGTGAAAGGAGTTGGCAGCTTCCACACGGTTCTCGGAGGAGGCAAAAGTAGGGCGATCACGTTGAGATCGGGTAGGAATCTGCTGGCCGGGAGAATACGCCGGCCTCGATGGTGTCATCGCGTGCGAATCACCATCGGGAAAATGAGAAAAGCCGCGTCCATCAGGGTTTATATGCACAACACATCCCCAACGGTAGCGGCCT of Corynebacterium kroppenstedtii DSM 44385 contains these proteins:
- the bioD gene encoding dethiobiotin synthase, whose amino-acid sequence is MSIVIMTGTGTDVGKTVATGAVACVLQKEGYEPFIVKPAQTGEPEGEGDAPRVTALTGIDNAETLYRFPEPLAPATSARRANMPYPELTTVAEEIKSFDKPGRVVLVEGAGGLLVRIGQDWTIADLARELGAPIIVVCSTGLGSLNEAELTVEAATRRGLTVLGLIGGSIPDSPDLATRCNKEDLPVVTGTDVLGYIPEGAGGWSQQRFVQEAPGFFVPDVVGRVTRESD
- the der gene encoding bifunctional cytidylate kinase/GTPase Der; the protein is MSITRTSDDSTLANTPGGGVIVAVDGPSGTGKSTVCRTVASRLNASYLDTGAMYRVATLHVLNAGIDPEDSDAVIEATSDLPIAINDDPHSTEVILDGTNVADDIRTARVTRAVSSVAAIPEVRQNLVALQRSLAHKAGRCVVEGRDIGTVVLADAPCKVFMTAEPSIRAQRRYDQDREAGRDITFDEVLRDVQERDRKDSSRTDSPLMPADDAIVVDTSHQGIDEVVETIISLVRQSSSDNDRADDDRPDEDSSLEDLVFTTTEGQAIGDEDSVDTVDIADATDADEHTDRADDGDHTDEPSGDATDGDITDDEVNNLLVTSDSDTDWHSVEEAFGVFDDAGYTSEALCTVAILGRPNVGKSTLVNRFIGRREAVVEDFPGVTRDRISYLGEWNGRRFWVQDTGGWDPDAKGMHAAIARQAEGAMKTADVIVFVVDSQVGITASDEMLARKLHRAEQPVVLVANKFDSPTQYGDLAEFWALGLDNPYPVSAKHGHGAADVLDEVIRLFPDKPRQESITSGPRRVALVGKPNVGKSSLLNKMTGEDRAVVDDVAGTTVDPVDSLVELDQKTWTFVDTAGIRKKTKKATGHEYYAGLRTRGAIDAAEVVVFIVDASEPVTEQDQRVLRMILDSGRALVVAYNKWDMVDEDRRDMLDREIELQLSHIPWARRVNISAKTGRAIHKLEPAMIEALESWDGRVPTGQLNTWLRAVIAETPPPMRGGRLPRVLFATQASTRPPVIVLFTTGFLEHGYRRFLERKFRETFGFTGSPVRIAVRVREKRGRK
- a CDS encoding class I SAM-dependent methyltransferase → MTPSRPAYSPGQQIPTRSQRDRPTFASSENRVEAANSFHRGVSNYGSVRPGYPAEVVDLLARHMGQTNHRDFDTPLRILDIGAGPGSLTVDLDKRFPGSVLASDPSAEMTSSCVARLPHVPVIRSRAESNGLADSCLTAATCAQTWHWLDTDQACRELDRVLIPDGMCLLVWNTLDVSVPWVHRLARIMHSGDILRPGFIPQVAPPWTIADEWRGTFNQAITAHNMIHLAHTRSYWLRATEKTREHVDNNLRWYLYQHLELPEHQPIELPYRTDAFIMRRQHEG
- the scpB gene encoding SMC-Scp complex subunit ScpB, translated to MTDNTTNPNNLPKISALRAAVESVMLVLDDPAPISDISRAVGASEEDTRAVIDEWRDELDQRGSGIELRHVGDGWRLYTRAEHAPAVEAFLLDGAQTKLSRAALETLAVVAYRQPVTRSQVAAVRGVNCDGVMRTLALRGLVKEVGEAQTSGAHLYATTELFLETMGLSDVSELPDLAPLLPDVEAIDEAIADY
- a CDS encoding adenosylmethionine--8-amino-7-oxononanoate transaminase; amino-acid sequence: MASMEDLARFDQEHIWHPYDPMPAAVPSIPVTSAEGVTLHLDDDRNIIDGMSSWWAVAHGHRHPHLVEAAHRQINQMPHVMFGGLTHKPAVDLAEWLVDITPEGLDLVFYSDSGSVSVEVAIKMALQYQMGNGHPERNRLVTWRRGYHGDTQGPMSVCDPEGGMHSLWRGTLVEQVFAPEPPADPRCDVGHLADDDGSGGARLSDDELESYLREFETYIDDTIAGVIIEPVVQGAGGMRFHDPRLVAGLRRVCDDHDILLIADEIATGFGRTGSLFTCEAATITPDIMCVGKALTGGMMSFAATLTTRHVGDVISTPQGGGALMHGPTFMGNPLACSVARAAGDLIDDGYWRSTVPRIEQELRHGLAPLADAEQVSSVRVLGAIGVVELAHPVDMKVATKVAVESGVWLRPFGKLVYSMPPFISTSSDIEKICAAMRNIVAASA
- a CDS encoding pseudouridine synthase, producing MASTARRDGTPEYVPKAKPARHQHVKGTSPAHHSGEGIRLQKVLAAAGVASRRMSEKLIDEGRVEVNGDIVTRQGVRVDPDYDVIRVDGSRVVVDESMQYFALNKPRGVQSTMHDDMGRPCVGDIVGEKVDAGQRLFHVGRLDAATQGLLLLTNDGELANRLIHPKYGIKKTYLATVLGEVDKKDLRRLTQGIELDDGTARADDADIIDVWQGRSLVKVVLHEGRKHIVRRMLKAAGFPVQELVRTKIHTVQLGEQTPGTLRALNRSELTSLFNAVDM